From one Desulfurobacterium thermolithotrophum DSM 11699 genomic stretch:
- the rplA gene encoding 50S ribosomal protein L1: MPKHGKKYMNALALIERGKLYPLDEAIGLVKKMADVTKRNFDQTVEMAVRLNVDPKYQDQMVRGSVVLPHGLGKERKVAVIAQGEKLQEAQEAGADFVGGDDLIQKIQQGWLDFDILIATPDMMSKVGRLGRILGPRGLMPNPKTGTVTFDIAKAVKEAKSGKVDFKVEKAGIVHAPIGKVSFDEQKLLENAVALLKAILAVKPSGAKGQYVKSIAVSATMDPGVKVDIFDAINRAQSAE; encoded by the coding sequence ATGCCAAAGCACGGAAAGAAGTATATGAACGCTCTAGCCCTTATTGAAAGGGGCAAACTTTATCCACTTGATGAAGCTATCGGCCTTGTAAAGAAAATGGCTGATGTGACAAAGAGAAACTTTGATCAAACAGTAGAGATGGCAGTAAGGCTCAACGTTGATCCAAAATACCAAGATCAAATGGTAAGGGGTAGTGTTGTTTTACCTCACGGTCTTGGTAAAGAAAGAAAAGTTGCAGTAATAGCTCAAGGTGAAAAGCTTCAAGAAGCTCAGGAAGCAGGAGCAGATTTTGTCGGTGGAGATGATCTTATACAGAAGATTCAGCAAGGATGGCTAGATTTTGATATTTTAATTGCTACTCCAGACATGATGAGTAAGGTGGGAAGGCTCGGAAGGATTTTAGGTCCAAGAGGTCTTATGCCTAACCCTAAAACAGGTACTGTAACTTTTGATATTGCAAAGGCAGTTAAAGAGGCTAAAAGCGGTAAGGTAGACTTTAAAGTTGAAAAAGCTGGTATTGTCCATGCTCCAATAGGAAAAGTATCCTTTGATGAACAAAAGCTTCTTGAAAACGCAGTTGCTCTTTTAAAGGCTATTTTAGCTGTCAAACCATCAGGAGCTAAAGGGCAGTATGTAAAGAGCATTGCTGTTTCAGCTACAATGGATCCTGGTGTTAAGGTTGACATTTTTGATGCAATAAACAGAGCTCAATCAGCAGAATAA
- the rpoC gene encoding DNA-directed RNA polymerase subunit beta' gives MKKEIVFSEEPKTFDFDAIEIGLASPEKIREWSHGEVKLPETLNYRTLKPERDGLFCARIFGPIRDWECLCGKYRGSKYAGVVCDRCGVEVTLSKERRKRFGHIELAAPCTHIWYVKSVPSKIGALLGLSVREVERVVYFESYIVLDPGDEEETGLKKFQILTEEEYREKVEELGEDAFEVGIGADGIKEALKRVDLEELAEELREEIRMYSGEISSINADLQKRLPNVFKTAVETLSYYTGLSEDTIVGIVKNVLVVVTDPGDSNLEKGQIIEYNEYKVLKDKVNIEVEKGGRALDWYVDFLVEQGKIQSKELLKEEIRRATRKDTTEAKLKKLVRRLRVVESFLNSDNKPEWMVLEVLPVLPPELRPLVPLEGGRFATSDLNDLYRRVINRNNRLKRLIELDAPDIIIRNEKRMLQEAVDTLIDNGRRGRPVKSSKGHPLKSLSDVLRGKQGRFRQNLLGKRVDYSGRAVIVIGPELKMHQCGLPKVMALELFKPFIYRRLEEKGYANTVKQAKKMVERQEPEVWECLEEVIKEHPVLLNRAPTLHRVSIQAFEPVLVEGKAIKLHPLVCTAFNADFDGDQMAVHVPLSLEAQLEAYTLMLSTQNILSPAHGKPLAVPSQDMVLGLYYMTLEKSGAKGEGKVFSSIDEVLKALDLGEVELHAKIKVRIPENKTESGKPEIITTTVGRVKFNTLLPENYPFVNKVMTKKAVAELIGDIHKKLGNEVTVDMLDRIKEAGFIQATLGGLSISIDDLHIPPSKKELIEKAKKEVAEIEEGYRKGLLSKDERYNKIVDIWTRVTEQLTKDMMEYMKSHDLNSRGRLPNDGTFNPVFMMLQSGARGSQTQIRQLAGMRGLMAKPSGEIIETPIISNFREGLTVLEYFISTHGARKGLADTALKTADAGYLTRRLADVAQDVIVTMEDCGCDDGIEVSALIEAGEIVIPLSKRIAGRYAAEDIVDPVTGEILVKKDEKITDETAERIEDLGIDTVKIRSVLTCRAPFGVCAKCYGRDLARRRPVQIGESVGIIAAQSIGEPGTQLTMRTFHIGGIAMRGAEASEYRAKHDGIVRIFDVNTITDKEGNIIVINRAGKIAVVDEKNGKHLERYDLPYAAVLKVKDGDKVQKGQILAEWDPHAIPILALRNGTVKYKDILPGITVSETEPVVLEYRTLPYEPTIELLDENGEVIDFYPLPVGARIMVKEGEKVEIGAQLARLPRRIGGTKDITGGLPRVAELFEARRPKDTAILAEISGKVYVETEKNKKKITILDPETGVKREYEVPKGKYIYVRTGDFVKAGEPLTDGQLNPHDILAILGERAVARFLLDEIQSVYRAQGVDINDKHFEVIIKKMLSKVRIEDSGDSNFLVEEVVDREEFEKVREQLFKEGKKPPKAKPVLTGITKAALSTDSFISAASFQETTRVLSEAAIAGKKDYLRGLKENVIIGRLIPAGTGRKEYRKVTWDYCEKVKENQ, from the coding sequence GTGAAGAAAGAAATTGTCTTCTCTGAAGAGCCTAAAACTTTTGACTTTGATGCAATAGAAATTGGACTTGCTTCTCCAGAGAAAATAAGAGAATGGTCTCACGGTGAGGTAAAGCTTCCTGAAACTCTAAACTATAGAACATTAAAACCTGAAAGAGATGGCCTTTTCTGTGCAAGAATATTTGGTCCTATTAGAGATTGGGAATGTCTTTGTGGAAAGTATAGAGGTTCAAAATATGCAGGTGTTGTTTGTGATAGATGTGGAGTTGAGGTAACCCTTTCAAAAGAAAGAAGAAAAAGATTTGGACACATAGAGCTCGCTGCTCCATGTACACATATCTGGTACGTAAAGTCTGTTCCAAGTAAGATAGGAGCTCTCTTAGGACTTTCTGTTAGAGAAGTTGAAAGAGTTGTTTACTTTGAAAGCTACATTGTATTAGATCCAGGTGATGAAGAAGAAACAGGTCTTAAAAAGTTCCAAATTCTTACAGAAGAGGAGTATAGAGAAAAAGTAGAAGAACTTGGAGAAGATGCTTTCGAAGTTGGAATTGGTGCTGATGGAATAAAAGAAGCCTTAAAAAGAGTTGACCTTGAAGAGCTTGCAGAAGAGCTCCGTGAAGAAATAAGAATGTACTCAGGAGAAATTAGTTCTATCAACGCAGACCTTCAGAAAAGACTTCCTAACGTATTTAAGACTGCAGTTGAAACACTTTCCTACTACACAGGACTTTCTGAAGACACAATTGTTGGTATTGTGAAAAATGTCCTTGTCGTTGTTACAGACCCAGGTGATTCAAACCTCGAGAAAGGACAGATAATTGAGTACAACGAATACAAAGTTTTAAAGGATAAAGTAAACATTGAAGTAGAAAAAGGTGGAAGAGCTCTTGATTGGTATGTTGATTTCTTAGTTGAACAAGGAAAAATTCAAAGTAAAGAACTCCTTAAAGAAGAAATAAGAAGAGCTACAAGAAAAGACACAACAGAAGCGAAGCTTAAAAAGCTTGTAAGAAGGTTAAGAGTAGTTGAATCTTTTCTCAATTCCGATAACAAGCCTGAATGGATGGTTCTTGAAGTTCTTCCTGTTCTTCCACCAGAACTCCGTCCACTTGTTCCTCTTGAAGGTGGAAGATTTGCAACTTCTGACCTTAATGACCTTTATAGAAGAGTTATCAACAGAAACAACAGACTAAAAAGACTTATAGAGCTTGATGCTCCAGACATCATTATTAGAAACGAAAAACGTATGCTCCAAGAAGCAGTAGACACACTTATCGACAACGGAAGAAGGGGAAGACCTGTAAAGAGTTCTAAAGGACATCCTCTTAAGTCTCTATCTGATGTTTTAAGAGGTAAACAAGGTAGATTTAGACAGAACCTTCTTGGTAAAAGGGTTGATTACTCAGGTCGTGCTGTTATCGTTATAGGTCCTGAACTCAAAATGCACCAGTGCGGTCTTCCAAAAGTAATGGCACTTGAACTCTTCAAGCCATTTATTTACAGGAGACTAGAAGAAAAGGGTTATGCTAACACTGTAAAACAAGCTAAGAAAATGGTTGAAAGACAAGAACCAGAAGTTTGGGAATGTCTTGAAGAAGTTATTAAAGAGCATCCAGTTCTTCTAAACCGTGCTCCAACACTTCACAGAGTTTCAATTCAAGCTTTTGAGCCGGTTCTTGTTGAAGGTAAAGCTATTAAGCTCCATCCGCTTGTCTGTACTGCGTTTAACGCAGACTTTGACGGCGACCAGATGGCTGTCCACGTTCCACTTTCTTTAGAAGCCCAACTTGAAGCTTATACTCTCATGCTCTCTACACAAAACATACTCTCTCCAGCTCACGGAAAGCCACTTGCAGTTCCATCTCAGGATATGGTTTTAGGTCTTTACTACATGACTCTTGAAAAAAGTGGAGCGAAAGGAGAAGGAAAAGTATTTTCATCCATAGATGAAGTTCTTAAAGCTCTTGACCTTGGAGAAGTAGAGCTCCATGCAAAAATCAAGGTAAGAATACCTGAAAATAAAACAGAATCCGGTAAGCCAGAAATAATCACAACTACAGTTGGAAGAGTTAAATTCAACACTCTTCTTCCTGAAAATTATCCATTTGTAAATAAAGTAATGACAAAGAAAGCAGTCGCCGAGCTTATTGGAGATATACATAAAAAGCTTGGTAATGAAGTTACTGTTGATATGCTTGATAGAATCAAAGAAGCTGGATTTATTCAAGCAACACTTGGCGGACTCTCAATTTCTATTGATGACCTTCATATTCCACCTTCTAAGAAAGAACTTATTGAAAAAGCTAAGAAAGAAGTTGCTGAAATTGAAGAAGGATACAGAAAAGGTCTCCTTTCCAAAGACGAACGTTACAACAAGATCGTTGATATTTGGACCAGAGTAACAGAACAGCTAACAAAAGACATGATGGAATACATGAAAAGTCACGACCTTAATTCTCGTGGAAGACTTCCAAACGATGGTACTTTCAACCCTGTGTTCATGATGCTTCAATCTGGAGCTCGTGGTAGTCAGACACAGATTAGACAGCTTGCCGGTATGAGAGGTCTTATGGCCAAGCCTTCCGGTGAAATTATTGAAACGCCTATTATTTCAAACTTCCGTGAAGGTCTGACAGTTCTTGAATACTTCATCTCAACCCACGGTGCAAGAAAAGGTCTTGCCGATACTGCTTTAAAAACTGCTGATGCGGGATATCTTACAAGAAGACTTGCAGATGTGGCTCAAGATGTCATTGTAACAATGGAAGACTGTGGATGTGATGACGGAATAGAAGTTTCTGCTCTTATTGAAGCTGGTGAAATAGTTATTCCTCTATCTAAGAGAATTGCCGGAAGATATGCTGCTGAAGATATCGTTGATCCTGTAACAGGTGAAATTCTAGTTAAAAAAGACGAAAAGATTACAGATGAAACTGCTGAGAGAATTGAAGATCTTGGAATAGATACAGTAAAAATAAGATCAGTTCTCACATGCCGTGCACCATTTGGCGTTTGTGCTAAGTGCTACGGAAGAGACCTTGCAAGAAGAAGACCGGTTCAGATTGGAGAATCGGTAGGTATCATTGCTGCTCAGTCTATTGGTGAACCTGGTACTCAGCTAACAATGCGTACCTTCCACATCGGTGGTATCGCTATGCGTGGTGCTGAAGCTTCTGAATACAGAGCTAAGCACGATGGAATCGTAAGAATATTTGATGTTAATACAATTACGGATAAGGAAGGAAACATAATAGTTATTAACAGAGCTGGAAAAATTGCTGTTGTTGATGAAAAGAACGGAAAGCATCTTGAAAGGTATGACCTTCCATATGCTGCTGTTCTCAAAGTAAAAGATGGTGATAAAGTTCAGAAAGGTCAAATACTTGCTGAGTGGGATCCACACGCTATACCTATTCTTGCTCTAAGAAATGGTACTGTTAAGTACAAAGATATTCTTCCAGGAATTACCGTCTCTGAAACTGAACCTGTTGTTCTTGAATACAGAACACTTCCATACGAACCAACAATAGAACTTCTTGATGAAAATGGAGAAGTTATAGACTTTTATCCTCTTCCAGTTGGTGCAAGAATAATGGTTAAAGAAGGTGAAAAGGTTGAAATCGGAGCTCAGCTTGCAAGACTTCCACGAAGAATTGGAGGTACAAAGGACATTACAGGTGGTCTTCCAAGGGTTGCAGAGCTCTTTGAAGCAAGGAGACCAAAAGATACTGCTATCCTTGCAGAAATTAGCGGTAAAGTGTATGTAGAGACTGAAAAGAACAAGAAAAAGATTACAATACTTGATCCTGAAACAGGAGTTAAGAGAGAATACGAAGTTCCAAAAGGAAAGTATATTTACGTTAGAACAGGAGATTTTGTTAAGGCGGGAGAGCCTCTCACAGATGGTCAGCTAAATCCTCACGACATTCTCGCAATTCTTGGAGAAAGAGCAGTTGCAAGATTTTTACTTGATGAAATTCAATCCGTTTATAGAGCTCAAGGTGTAGATATTAACGACAAACACTTTGAAGTAATTATTAAAAAGATGCTTTCTAAGGTTAGAATTGAAGACTCTGGAGATAGTAACTTCTTAGTAGAAGAAGTTGTTGATAGAGAAGAGTTTGAAAAAGTTAGAGAGCAACTCTTTAAAGAAGGTAAGAAACCACCAAAAGCAAAGCCTGTTCTCACAGGTATAACAAAAGCTGCTCTGTCTACAGATTCCTTCATTTCAGCAGCTTCCTTCCAGGAAACAACAAGAGTTCTATCAGAAGCTGCTATTGCCGGTAAGAAAGATTACTTAAGAGGTCTCAAAGAAAACGTAATCATTGGAAGACTCATTCCTGCTGGAACGGGAAGAAAAGAGTATAGAAAAGTCACATGGGATTATTGTGAAAAAGTAAAAGAAAACCAGTAA
- the rplJ gene encoding 50S ribosomal protein L10, which translates to MKTRKAKEQIVKELKEKFEKASLVILTNFDGMTVAESNKLRRSLKEVGAEYKVVKNTLMRYAYPGTPVEQIKDAFTGPTGIVFAFDDIVAAAKALKEFFEEKDSKLKFKAAVVEGKVADVEMIKQLASLPGREELLGQLAFTLKYPVNAVAWSLDNLFQKLVTVLENVKAEKESA; encoded by the coding sequence TTGAAAACGAGAAAAGCTAAAGAACAGATAGTAAAAGAACTTAAAGAGAAGTTTGAAAAAGCTTCTCTTGTTATTCTTACAAATTTTGACGGAATGACAGTTGCAGAAAGCAACAAACTTAGAAGGTCTCTTAAAGAAGTAGGAGCAGAATACAAAGTTGTTAAGAATACTCTTATGAGGTATGCTTATCCAGGCACACCTGTAGAGCAAATTAAAGATGCTTTTACTGGACCAACTGGAATTGTTTTTGCCTTTGATGACATAGTAGCAGCTGCAAAAGCTCTTAAGGAGTTCTTTGAGGAAAAAGACTCCAAGCTTAAGTTTAAAGCAGCTGTTGTAGAAGGAAAAGTTGCTGATGTTGAAATGATCAAACAACTTGCTTCTCTTCCTGGAAGAGAAGAACTCCTTGGTCAGCTCGCATTTACTCTTAAGTATCCTGTTAATGCTGTTGCATGGTCTCTTGACAATCTATTCCAAAAGCTTGTTACAGTTCTTGAAAATGTTAAAGCTGAAAAAGAATCAGCATAA
- the rpoB gene encoding DNA-directed RNA polymerase subunit beta — translation MGKIQKAAPSVETKKITSLPRKSFAKRKETFPIPDLLQFPFESYERFLQLNKAPDKRENVGLESAFRQAFPIVDESSGVEIHYKGYEIGDWYCKCGKFQGLGGKGVVCPKCGMEVVFRPKYSPDECKERGIDYSAPLRVLFELHIWQKDPKTGEKIAPIIKENKMYFGEIPLMTERGTFIINGTEKVVVSQLHRSPGLFFKSEVSKTTQVARIIDIASIIPAMGSWLEFEIPYNEILYAKIDRKRRFIGTYLLRAFGIRTDEEILNLFYGDAIETFKVENGEVVKVENGEVVNIKTGEIKTQEELTGYYLVSDVIDPETGEIVQEAYEELSTSSRKLPEGAEFKAIHSKATPYGAVIVNTLRKEKRDRVREKIDDPLIAAYVEIFRKVRPGDTATVEGAKKLFESMFFSTKNYDLSRVGRAKINEKVYPKEKLSKLTKEDLKSIEWLPPLRVAEDIYNEEGDIVVPKGTLINSEVALKLASLNIEEIPVEPDYDDAGRILHKADIIGAVKALLEVHAGLREYDDIDHLGNRRVRGVGELAEIAFKSGLFKLEKAVKEKLAVADVDSVMPQDLINPRTALNPLKEFFTLTSLCQFMDQTNPLAETTHKRRLSALGPGGLTRERAGFEVRDVHPSHYGRICPIETPEGQNIGLINSLTTYGRINWLGFLETPYRKVVNGKVTDEIVYMTAEEEENYVIAQANAPVDENGYIAADTVMARHKAEFKLVKREEVQFMDVSPKQVFSVSSSLIPFLEHDDANRALMGSNMQRQAVPLIKTEAPFVGTGMEKEVALYSRSAVVAKRSGIVESVTADKIIVRVDPEEIEEGGISVDTGFDVYELKKFQKSNQKTCINQRPIVRKGDRVKRGQIIADGPSMENGELALGKNVLVAFMPWRGYNFEDAILVSERLLKDDVYTSIHIQEFECEAVETKLGREEITRDIPNVSESLLRNLDESGIVRIGTYVKPGDILVGKVTPKGEQVLTPEEKLLQAIFGEKAKGVKDSSLYVPHGVEGVVIDVKILSRKGEKKDPRTQLIEAEEKARLEREKQEEIALIKKDRDRKAAEVILGKKVREDVYDAAGNLVLSAGETITEDKVEQMVFFALRKPSVIDDEKATEELKKIRLRAVDKIALVENIYEEKKAALEMGHDLPAGVNKKVKVYIATKRKLTIGDKMSGRHGNKGVISQIRPVEDMPFLEDGTPIDIVLNPLGVPSRMNVGQILEVHLGLAAKALGEKIEKLMKAGLKQVREEIKAIYNDERISKLIDSLSDNELKEVAKKLSKGIKFESPIFNGAKEEEIKELLKRAGLPETGRLKVYDGLTGEPFDQDVTVGYMYMLKLIHLADDKIHARSTGPYSLITQQPLGGKAQFGGQRFGEMEVWALEAYGAAYTLQEMLTVKSDDVEGRSRVYEAIVKGKYSFEPGLPESFNVLVRELKALALDVKFIKNVEEEE, via the coding sequence ATGGGAAAAATCCAAAAAGCAGCCCCTTCCGTAGAAACTAAAAAAATAACCTCTCTTCCAAGAAAAAGTTTTGCAAAGAGAAAAGAGACATTCCCTATTCCAGATCTACTCCAATTTCCATTTGAATCTTATGAAAGATTCTTACAGTTAAACAAAGCTCCAGATAAAAGAGAAAATGTTGGTCTTGAATCTGCTTTCAGACAGGCTTTTCCCATCGTTGACGAATCTTCAGGAGTTGAGATTCATTATAAAGGTTATGAAATAGGAGATTGGTATTGTAAGTGTGGAAAGTTTCAAGGGCTCGGCGGAAAGGGAGTTGTATGTCCAAAGTGTGGAATGGAAGTAGTATTTAGACCAAAATATTCTCCAGATGAATGTAAAGAAAGAGGTATTGACTATAGCGCACCTTTAAGAGTTCTTTTTGAGCTCCATATATGGCAAAAAGATCCAAAAACAGGAGAAAAAATAGCTCCAATTATTAAAGAAAACAAAATGTACTTTGGTGAAATTCCCCTTATGACAGAAAGGGGAACTTTTATCATAAATGGAACCGAAAAGGTAGTTGTTAGTCAGCTTCATAGATCCCCAGGACTTTTCTTTAAAAGTGAAGTATCAAAAACAACTCAAGTTGCAAGAATTATTGATATTGCAAGCATAATCCCTGCAATGGGATCATGGCTTGAATTTGAAATTCCCTACAACGAAATTCTCTATGCTAAGATAGATAGAAAAAGAAGATTTATTGGAACTTATCTATTAAGAGCTTTTGGAATAAGAACTGATGAAGAAATCCTCAATCTTTTCTACGGCGATGCTATCGAAACTTTCAAAGTAGAAAATGGAGAAGTTGTAAAAGTAGAAAATGGAGAAGTTGTAAATATTAAAACAGGAGAAATCAAAACACAAGAAGAACTTACAGGTTACTACCTTGTAAGTGATGTCATAGATCCAGAAACAGGAGAGATTGTACAAGAAGCTTACGAAGAACTTTCTACAAGTTCTAGAAAACTTCCTGAAGGTGCTGAGTTTAAAGCAATTCACAGCAAAGCAACTCCTTATGGTGCAGTCATAGTTAATACTCTTAGAAAAGAAAAAAGAGACAGGGTAAGAGAGAAAATAGACGATCCTCTTATCGCTGCTTACGTTGAAATTTTTAGAAAAGTAAGGCCTGGAGATACTGCTACTGTAGAAGGGGCTAAAAAACTATTTGAAAGCATGTTCTTTAGTACCAAAAACTATGACCTTTCAAGAGTTGGTAGAGCAAAAATAAACGAGAAAGTTTATCCTAAAGAAAAACTTTCAAAACTTACTAAAGAAGACTTAAAATCGATAGAATGGCTACCTCCTTTAAGAGTAGCTGAAGATATTTATAACGAAGAAGGAGATATCGTTGTTCCAAAAGGAACACTTATCAATAGCGAAGTTGCTTTGAAATTAGCTTCTCTTAACATAGAAGAGATTCCTGTTGAACCAGATTATGACGATGCAGGAAGAATTCTTCATAAAGCCGACATTATAGGTGCGGTTAAAGCTTTACTTGAAGTTCACGCAGGTTTAAGAGAATACGATGACATTGATCACCTCGGAAATAGAAGAGTTAGAGGTGTTGGAGAGCTTGCAGAAATTGCATTTAAATCAGGTCTATTTAAACTTGAAAAAGCAGTAAAGGAAAAACTTGCCGTTGCCGATGTTGATTCTGTAATGCCACAAGACTTAATCAATCCAAGAACTGCTTTAAATCCACTTAAGGAATTCTTCACACTCACTTCTCTTTGTCAGTTTATGGATCAGACAAACCCACTTGCTGAAACAACACATAAGAGAAGACTATCTGCTCTTGGTCCTGGAGGTCTTACAAGAGAGAGAGCTGGATTTGAAGTTCGTGACGTTCACCCATCCCATTACGGTCGTATCTGTCCAATTGAAACTCCAGAAGGTCAAAACATTGGTCTTATTAACTCCTTAACAACTTATGGAAGGATAAACTGGCTTGGATTCCTTGAAACGCCTTATAGAAAAGTTGTAAACGGAAAAGTTACAGATGAAATAGTCTACATGACAGCAGAGGAAGAAGAAAACTACGTAATTGCTCAGGCTAACGCTCCTGTTGATGAAAACGGCTACATTGCCGCCGACACTGTAATGGCAAGGCATAAGGCCGAATTTAAACTCGTAAAGAGAGAAGAAGTTCAGTTCATGGACGTTTCTCCAAAGCAGGTATTCTCTGTTTCTTCATCTTTAATTCCATTCCTTGAGCACGATGACGCTAACCGTGCCCTCATGGGTTCAAACATGCAGCGTCAAGCTGTGCCTCTTATTAAGACAGAGGCACCATTTGTTGGAACCGGAATGGAAAAAGAAGTGGCACTTTATAGCCGTAGTGCAGTAGTTGCTAAAAGATCTGGAATTGTAGAGAGCGTAACTGCAGATAAAATTATTGTAAGAGTTGATCCTGAAGAGATAGAAGAAGGGGGAATTTCTGTAGATACAGGATTTGATGTTTATGAACTCAAGAAGTTCCAGAAATCCAACCAGAAAACTTGTATTAATCAAAGACCTATTGTTAGAAAGGGTGACAGAGTTAAGAGGGGACAGATTATTGCCGATGGTCCTTCTATGGAAAACGGAGAACTTGCCCTTGGAAAGAACGTACTTGTTGCCTTTATGCCATGGAGAGGTTACAACTTTGAAGACGCTATCCTTGTTAGTGAAAGACTCTTAAAGGATGATGTCTATACGTCTATTCACATACAGGAATTTGAGTGTGAGGCTGTAGAAACAAAACTTGGTAGAGAAGAAATTACAAGAGATATTCCTAATGTTTCTGAATCTCTCCTTAGAAATCTTGATGAATCTGGAATTGTAAGAATTGGTACTTACGTTAAACCTGGAGATATACTTGTTGGTAAAGTTACTCCTAAAGGAGAACAAGTATTAACTCCAGAAGAAAAACTCCTTCAAGCAATCTTTGGTGAAAAAGCTAAGGGAGTTAAGGATTCTTCCCTATATGTTCCTCACGGTGTTGAAGGAGTTGTAATAGACGTCAAGATACTTTCAAGAAAAGGTGAAAAGAAAGATCCAAGAACTCAACTTATAGAAGCTGAAGAAAAAGCAAGACTTGAAAGAGAAAAACAAGAGGAGATTGCTCTTATTAAGAAAGATAGAGACAGAAAGGCTGCTGAGGTTATTCTTGGAAAGAAAGTTAGGGAAGATGTTTACGATGCAGCTGGAAACCTTGTTCTTTCTGCAGGAGAGACAATTACAGAAGACAAAGTAGAGCAAATGGTTTTCTTTGCTCTTAGAAAGCCATCTGTTATTGACGATGAAAAAGCAACTGAAGAACTCAAGAAGATAAGACTTAGAGCTGTTGACAAGATCGCTCTTGTTGAAAACATCTATGAAGAGAAAAAAGCTGCTCTTGAAATGGGACATGACCTCCCAGCAGGAGTTAATAAGAAGGTTAAGGTTTACATAGCTACAAAGAGAAAGCTCACAATCGGCGACAAGATGTCAGGTCGCCACGGTAACAAAGGTGTTATTTCCCAGATTAGACCTGTTGAAGACATGCCATTCCTTGAAGATGGTACACCTATCGATATAGTTCTTAACCCACTTGGTGTTCCATCCCGTATGAACGTCGGACAGATACTTGAGGTTCACCTTGGACTTGCTGCAAAAGCTCTTGGTGAAAAGATTGAAAAGCTAATGAAAGCTGGACTCAAGCAAGTTAGAGAAGAAATTAAGGCTATCTACAACGACGAAAGAATAAGTAAGCTCATTGATTCTCTATCTGATAATGAACTTAAAGAAGTTGCCAAAAAACTTAGCAAAGGAATAAAGTTTGAGTCTCCAATCTTTAATGGTGCAAAAGAAGAAGAAATCAAAGAACTCTTAAAACGTGCTGGTCTTCCTGAAACTGGAAGACTTAAAGTTTACGACGGTCTTACTGGTGAACCTTTTGACCAAGATGTAACAGTTGGTTATATGTACATGCTAAAACTCATTCACCTTGCTGACGATAAAATTCACGCTCGTTCTACTGGTCCTTACTCTCTCATCACTCAACAGCCTCTTGGTGGAAAGGCGCAGTTTGGTGGACAGAGATTTGGTGAGATGGAAGTATGGGCGCTTGAAGCTTACGGCGCTGCCTATACGCTCCAGGAGATGCTAACTGTTAAGTCTGACGACGTTGAAGGTAGATCAAGAGTATATGAAGCTATCGTTAAAGGTAAATATTCATTTGAACCAGGACTCCCTGAGTCCTTTAACGTTCTTGTAAGAGAACTTAAAGCACTTGCTCTTGATGTTAAGTTCATCAAAAACGTTGAAGAGGAAGAATAA
- the rplL gene encoding 50S ribosomal protein L7/L12, with amino-acid sequence MTKEQIIEAIKNMTVLELVDLINAIKEEFDVSDMPVVAAGAVAAPGAAAGAAAEEKTEFDVILKSPGAKKINVIKVVREVTGLGLKEAKELVDNAPKPVKEGVSKEEAEEIKKKLEEAGAEVEVK; translated from the coding sequence ATCACAAAAGAACAAATCATCGAAGCTATCAAAAACATGACAGTTCTTGAGCTTGTTGACCTCATCAACGCTATCAAGGAAGAGTTTGACGTATCTGATATGCCTGTAGTTGCTGCAGGTGCTGTTGCTGCTCCAGGTGCTGCTGCAGGTGCTGCTGCTGAAGAAAAGACAGAATTTGATGTTATTCTTAAGTCTCCAGGTGCTAAGAAAATCAACGTTATTAAAGTTGTAAGAGAAGTTACAGGATTAGGTCTTAAGGAAGCTAAGGAACTTGTAGACAATGCTCCAAAGCCAGTTAAGGAAGGTGTTTCTAAAGAAGAAGCTGAAGAAATTAAGAAGAAACTTGAAGAAGCTGGTGCTGAAGTAGAAGTTAAGTAA
- the rplK gene encoding 50S ribosomal protein L11 → MAKKVVAEVKLQLPAGEATPAPPVGPALGQHGVNIMEFVKAFNAATADKKGLVIPVVITIYADRSFTFVLKTPPASVLIKKAAGIEKGAHQPKKEWVGQITKEQLRQIAEQKMQDLNCYDIESAMKIIAGTAENMGVKVVE, encoded by the coding sequence ATGGCAAAAAAAGTTGTAGCTGAAGTGAAGCTGCAGCTGCCTGCCGGTGAGGCAACTCCTGCACCTCCTGTTGGACCAGCATTGGGACAACATGGTGTAAACATCATGGAGTTTGTAAAGGCATTTAACGCAGCTACAGCTGATAAGAAAGGACTCGTTATTCCGGTAGTTATTACCATCTATGCAGACAGGTCATTTACTTTTGTTCTCAAGACACCTCCTGCATCTGTTCTTATTAAGAAAGCTGCAGGTATAGAAAAGGGAGCTCACCAACCAAAGAAAGAATGGGTTGGACAGATTACTAAGGAACAGTTAAGACAAATAGCTGAACAGAAGATGCAGGATCTTAACTGCTATGACATTGAGTCAGCTATGAAAATCATAGCTGGAACAGCTGAGAACATGGGAGTAAAAGTAGTTGAATAG